The Clostridioides difficile genome has a segment encoding these proteins:
- a CDS encoding cupin domain-containing protein has protein sequence MIRKKSELQVEVKENLNDGIGKVKLENILQVEELKGKGRLFKRVTLPVGSSIGVHDHTTDFEVYYILKGKGKVFDNGEFVEVNEGDVIYTADGEEHSIENIGEEELEFVAVVLYI, from the coding sequence ATGATAAGAAAGAAATCTGAATTACAAGTAGAAGTAAAAGAAAATTTGAATGATGGTATTGGAAAAGTTAAGCTTGAAAATATATTACAAGTTGAAGAACTTAAAGGAAAAGGAAGATTATTTAAAAGAGTAACTTTGCCAGTAGGAAGTTCAATTGGTGTGCATGACCATACAACTGATTTTGAGGTATATTATATATTAAAGGGAAAAGGTAAAGTATTTGATAATGGGGAATTTGTAGAAGTAAATGAGGGTGATGTAATATATACTGCTGATGGTGAAGAACATTCTATAGAGAATATAGGAGAAGAAGAACTTGAATTTGTAGCAGTAGTTTTATATATATAA
- a CDS encoding FAD-dependent oxidoreductase: MNESYWVINSSPKEYKNLGENIKVECLVVGGGITGLTTAYLLAKEGKKVALVEADKIGYGTSGRNTGKVTCQHDIVYSKIEKKYGLDKAKSYYNANNEALRLIEKIISENNIKCDFQRIPSFVFTEKEESIKDIKDEYRTCKKIGIDCEYHETIKDIPLDVKGAIHFSNQGQFNPKQYVDGLAEVAVNLGLEIYENTPIVDLEKGDICRVKTSDNNIIEAENVIISSHSPWYDGLNFYFAKEYAERAYLMVAVLQNELPEGIFISIDDPAITFRQCNDENNSLLIFGGGDHKVGQGGTEEEIFDDLECYGKEVFKVEDFKYKWSAQDNMSFDNVPYIGYINKRENNIYVATGFSKWGMTNGTAAGIIIKDLIINKASDYKDTFNPSRLGSYFSKDFIKENANVAMNYVSGKLKIGSGDMPKNNGEGKIVNIDGKRYGVYKDDRGDFYIVDTTCTHLGCELNFNSEEKTWDCPCHGSRFDYKGNILEGPALKPLKLYGHGDNDVNPKLL, encoded by the coding sequence ATGAATGAATCGTATTGGGTTATAAATTCAAGTCCAAAAGAATATAAAAATTTAGGTGAGAATATAAAAGTAGAATGTCTAGTAGTAGGTGGAGGAATAACTGGCTTAACAACTGCATATCTATTAGCAAAAGAAGGTAAAAAAGTAGCACTTGTTGAAGCTGATAAAATAGGATATGGAACTTCAGGAAGAAATACTGGTAAAGTTACTTGTCAACATGATATAGTATATTCTAAAATAGAGAAAAAATATGGATTAGATAAAGCTAAATCATATTATAATGCAAATAATGAAGCTTTAAGATTGATTGAGAAAATAATCAGTGAAAATAATATAAAATGTGATTTTCAAAGGATTCCATCTTTTGTTTTTACAGAGAAGGAAGAATCTATAAAGGATATCAAGGACGAATATCGTACATGTAAAAAAATAGGTATAGATTGCGAATATCATGAAACTATAAAGGATATTCCATTAGATGTAAAAGGAGCTATTCATTTTTCTAATCAAGGTCAATTTAATCCAAAGCAATATGTTGATGGTTTGGCAGAAGTAGCAGTAAATTTAGGTCTAGAAATATATGAAAATACGCCAATAGTAGACCTAGAAAAAGGAGATATATGTAGAGTTAAGACTAGCGATAATAATATAATAGAAGCTGAAAATGTTATAATTTCATCTCACAGTCCATGGTATGATGGATTGAATTTTTATTTTGCAAAGGAATATGCAGAACGTGCTTATTTAATGGTTGCAGTTCTACAAAATGAATTGCCAGAGGGTATATTTATAAGTATAGATGACCCAGCAATAACCTTTAGACAATGTAATGATGAAAATAACAGCTTATTAATCTTTGGAGGAGGAGACCACAAAGTTGGTCAAGGTGGAACTGAAGAAGAAATATTTGATGATTTAGAGTGTTATGGTAAAGAAGTCTTTAAGGTAGAAGATTTTAAGTATAAATGGTCTGCTCAAGACAATATGAGTTTTGATAATGTTCCTTATATAGGTTATATCAATAAAAGGGAGAATAATATCTATGTAGCTACAGGCTTTTCTAAATGGGGAATGACTAATGGAACTGCTGCAGGAATAATAATAAAAGATTTAATAATAAATAAAGCTTCTGACTATAAAGACACTTTCAATCCATCGAGATTAGGTAGTTATTTTTCGAAGGATTTTATAAAGGAAAATGCAAATGTAGCAATGAATTATGTCTCTGGAAAATTAAAAATAGGTAGTGGAGATATGCCAAAAAATAATGGTGAAGGAAAAATTGTTAACATTGATGGAAAAAGATATGGTGTTTATAAAGATGATAGAGGAGATTTTTATATTGTAGATACTACATGCACTCATTTAGGATGTGAGCTTAATTTTAATAGCGAAGAAAAAACATGGGATTGTCCATGTCATGGCTCAAGATTTGACTATAAGGGAAATATACTTGAAGGTCCAGCACTTAAGCCATTAAAACTTTATGGTCATGGTGATAATGATGTTAATCCCAAGTTATTATAG
- a CDS encoding DUF6398 domain-containing protein, whose protein sequence is MTSKIEEIKDKINRFCNSNLNQEYKDISFKILQDLLDNNKEIIHSSRADIWSSAILNIVLEQNLLYNKKHPLHITKKEFSKQIGVSLNTINNKSSLIKEVCNIDFLNQDTIAISNIEFWIRESNSKSKDIDLELEKKKILYKRYIKLSQEAKNHIESIRYMEEAVNIGKSMITKEDRQLGFWKGISTRAYMVALESLARKLESIDNLKEARKVLEYLIEINPDDEQGIRYKLLNVLIRLNDRTAINNLFEMYKVETSATWMYSKALYYFKNKNMFLASDAIKSAKNKNKYIGLYLIDWRNAFGREFVTAEEKGEAVYYYDENIVLWNEVKGSMDWLLKKMLEFS, encoded by the coding sequence ATGACAAGCAAGATAGAAGAAATTAAAGACAAGATAAATAGATTTTGCAACTCCAATTTAAATCAAGAATATAAAGATATAAGTTTTAAAATTTTGCAAGACCTTTTAGATAATAATAAAGAGATAATTCATTCTTCTAGAGCTGATATATGGTCTTCAGCTATACTAAACATAGTTTTGGAGCAAAATCTCTTATATAATAAGAAACATCCATTACATATAACAAAAAAGGAATTTTCAAAACAAATAGGTGTTTCTTTAAACACTATAAATAATAAATCATCATTAATAAAGGAAGTCTGTAATATTGACTTTTTAAATCAAGATACTATTGCTATATCTAATATTGAGTTTTGGATAAGAGAGAGTAACTCTAAATCTAAAGACATAGATTTAGAGTTAGAAAAGAAAAAAATACTTTATAAAAGATATATTAAACTATCACAAGAGGCTAAAAATCATATTGAGTCAATTAGATATATGGAAGAAGCTGTAAACATTGGAAAAAGCATGATTACTAAAGAAGATAGACAACTTGGTTTTTGGAAAGGTATATCTACTAGAGCTTATATGGTAGCACTTGAGTCTCTTGCTAGGAAGTTAGAGAGCATTGATAATTTAAAAGAAGCTAGAAAAGTATTAGAGTATTTAATAGAAATCAATCCTGATGATGAGCAAGGGATAAGGTATAAATTGCTTAATGTATTAATTAGGTTAAATGATAGAACAGCAATAAATAATTTATTTGAAATGTATAAAGTAGAAACGTCTGCTACCTGGATGTATAGTAAAGCTCTTTATTATTTTAAAAATAAAAATATGTTCTTAGCAAGTGATGCTATTAAAAGTGCTAAAAATAAAAACAAATATATTGGATTATATTTAATAGATTGGAGAAATGCCTTTGGTAGGGAGTTTGTTACAGCAGAAGAAAAGGGAGAAGCTGTCTATTACTATGATGAAAATATAGTACTTTGGAATGAAGTTAAAGGTTCTATGGATTGGCTATTGAAAAAGATGTTGGAATTTTCATAA
- a CDS encoding peptide MFS transporter — protein MSNTESVSKKASHPKSFWLVCMTILWERFSYYGLTALLVLFFTASVAQGGLGLSTQEATSMFGLFTGLIYLTPLIGGWLADKVLGQQKCISIGALLIAIGDFVLFASSTSISMVWVGLSIIILGNGFFKSSCSNIVGDIYPKTEVSKKDAAYSLFYMAVNVGAFIAPIICGLLSDNVFAVRGVNGDIVSYGYKMAFLVCGIGMMLGMIIFTLLAPKLLKEVGKHPVTKGNKGEKIEYGPLTKLEKNRIIAMVVLFLFVVLFWTAYYQTQSSFMIYVRDNVNRTLFGFEMPVAWLTSLNAILCVALCPVLAALWVKLSNTKRGDFSIPVKMGLGMIIMGLGFIVMVLATLANGSDGTMKASILFIVVTYIFTTVGELFLSPIGLAMFNKLAPAKYATLSMGAWYLTSFFASLLSGKIAGFTATLGFLQIFGGIAGVLIIFGLILLGLRHILTKLMAMDLLTETK, from the coding sequence ATGTCAAATACTGAAAGCGTATCTAAAAAAGCTAGTCATCCGAAGAGTTTTTGGCTTGTTTGTATGACGATTTTATGGGAAAGATTTAGTTATTATGGATTAACAGCTTTGTTGGTATTATTTTTTACAGCGAGTGTAGCTCAAGGTGGTCTAGGACTTTCTACTCAAGAAGCAACTTCAATGTTTGGTTTGTTTACAGGTCTTATATATCTTACACCATTAATTGGTGGCTGGTTGGCAGATAAAGTTTTAGGCCAACAAAAATGTATATCTATAGGTGCACTTTTAATAGCAATAGGTGACTTTGTTTTGTTTGCATCATCTACATCTATTAGTATGGTTTGGGTAGGCCTATCAATAATCATTTTAGGAAATGGTTTTTTTAAATCAAGTTGTTCAAATATTGTTGGTGATATATACCCTAAAACTGAGGTATCAAAAAAAGATGCAGCATATAGTTTATTCTATATGGCAGTAAATGTAGGTGCATTTATAGCTCCAATCATATGTGGATTGCTTTCTGATAATGTATTTGCAGTAAGAGGAGTAAATGGAGATATAGTATCTTATGGATATAAGATGGCATTCTTAGTTTGTGGTATAGGTATGATGCTTGGTATGATTATATTTACACTTCTTGCGCCAAAGCTACTAAAAGAAGTTGGAAAACATCCAGTTACTAAGGGTAATAAAGGTGAAAAAATTGAATACGGTCCACTTACTAAACTAGAGAAAAATAGAATAATAGCAATGGTTGTGTTATTCTTATTTGTAGTTTTATTTTGGACAGCATACTATCAGACACAAAGTTCATTTATGATTTATGTAAGGGACAATGTAAATAGAACTCTATTTGGATTTGAAATGCCAGTAGCATGGCTTACATCATTAAATGCTATATTATGTGTAGCTTTATGTCCTGTATTGGCTGCTTTGTGGGTTAAATTATCTAATACTAAAAGAGGAGACTTTTCTATTCCAGTCAAAATGGGATTAGGAATGATAATAATGGGTCTTGGTTTTATAGTTATGGTATTGGCCACATTAGCTAATGGTTCAGATGGCACAATGAAGGCAAGCATACTTTTTATAGTAGTAACCTATATATTTACAACTGTAGGGGAGTTATTTTTGTCTCCTATAGGTCTTGCAATGTTTAATAAACTAGCTCCAGCTAAATATGCTACATTGTCTATGGGTGCATGGTATCTAACAAGTTTTTTTGCTAGTTTATTATCAGGAAAAATTGCTGGATTTACAGCTACATTAGGTTTTTTGCAAATCTTTGGAGGAATAGCAGGAGTCTTAATAATCTTTGGTTTAATATTACTTGGATTAAGACATATATTGACAAAATTAATGGCAATGGATTTGTTAACAGAAACAAAATAA
- a CDS encoding metallophosphoesterase yields the protein MKNKIIIGITFLFILLMSGCTSKHTTEINVLATTDLHGNIPYELTSYVREQREKEKNITLVDAGDFFDRGVGLGSSMDDYTDAMLKDNNNKTESYIETPISKDMKEVGYDAVVLGNHEFISLNKFHLDNMISDFEKQKIDVLSANTYKKNGDSYTKPYIIKNVDTPEGNVKLGILGLTIKEVGERKQRNENGELVDSKSLELKDQEGYNGELYMNDLVKDAKKWVKIMEKEKPDIIVAVAHTGEKPKKPKNPGNRIQDLAQQVDGIDAIVAGHNHVQIEQHDYKNNLGENVIVTEPGKHGECISKINFKLEKNKDKWNIVDKSSELVKFEKNEEDEKFGQFASSLMKASENSNEIRLAKVMPPEWDKIFIFKSGTSANDIYKTVGYKWRNISSPKDRDMVQIVVMNNNKPVTYLYGESELMPFNIKCDESEYKNNVVTIYPNKNDKFKVTKGERKYNVNLEHIE from the coding sequence ATGAAAAATAAAATAATTATAGGCATTACTTTTTTATTTATATTGCTAATGTCTGGATGCACTTCAAAACATACAACAGAAATAAATGTATTAGCCACTACCGATTTACATGGTAATATACCTTATGAGTTAACTTCTTATGTAAGGGAACAAAGAGAAAAAGAGAAAAATATAACTTTAGTAGATGCTGGAGACTTCTTTGATAGGGGAGTAGGTTTAGGTAGTAGCATGGATGATTATACTGACGCTATGCTTAAAGATAACAACAATAAGACTGAAAGCTATATTGAAACTCCTATTTCAAAGGACATGAAAGAAGTAGGTTATGATGCTGTAGTTCTTGGTAATCATGAATTTATATCCCTTAATAAATTTCATCTAGATAATATGATATCTGATTTTGAAAAACAAAAAATAGATGTATTATCAGCTAATACTTATAAGAAAAATGGTGATAGCTACACAAAACCATACATAATAAAAAATGTTGATACACCAGAAGGAAATGTAAAGCTAGGAATTCTAGGACTTACTATAAAAGAAGTTGGTGAAAGAAAACAACGAAATGAAAATGGAGAACTTGTGGACTCTAAATCTTTAGAGCTAAAAGACCAAGAAGGTTATAATGGTGAGCTATATATGAATGATTTAGTAAAAGATGCTAAAAAATGGGTGAAAATTATGGAAAAAGAAAAACCAGACATAATAGTAGCTGTTGCACACACAGGTGAAAAACCTAAGAAACCTAAAAATCCAGGAAATAGAATACAGGATTTGGCTCAACAAGTTGATGGCATTGATGCTATAGTTGCAGGTCATAATCATGTTCAAATTGAACAACATGATTATAAAAATAACTTAGGAGAAAATGTTATAGTTACTGAACCAGGAAAACATGGAGAATGTATTTCTAAAATTAATTTTAAACTAGAAAAAAATAAAGATAAATGGAATATAGTTGACAAATCCAGTGAGTTAGTTAAATTTGAAAAAAATGAAGAAGATGAGAAATTTGGACAATTTGCTTCTTCACTTATGAAAGCTAGTGAAAACAGCAATGAAATAAGACTAGCAAAGGTAATGCCACCTGAATGGGATAAAATATTTATCTTTAAGTCTGGAACATCCGCAAACGATATATATAAAACTGTAGGATATAAGTGGAGAAATATATCTTCTCCAAAAGATAGAGATATGGTACAAATTGTTGTTATGAACAATAATAAACCTGTTACTTATCTATATGGAGAATCAGAGCTTATGCCATTTAATATAAAATGTGATGAATCAGAGTATAAAAATAATGTTGTGACTATTTATCCTAATAAAAATGATAAATTCAAAGTTACAAAGGGTGAAAGAAAGTATAATGTTAATTTAGAACATATAGAGTAA
- a CDS encoding aminopeptidase P family protein yields MTIKDKVNELRRLMEEKNIDAYMIPSSDNHQSEYVGDYFKSREFISGFNGSAGTVIVTKDEAGLWTDGRYFIQAESQLEGSTIKLFKMGQEGCPTTDEYLYTNIPEGGTLGFDGKVICAKEGATLAEKLSKKGIKVEYQYDLIDSIWEDRPALSDSKAFLLDVKYCGESFSSKLARLREKMSEKGTSTHVITTLDDIAWLFNIRGGDVKYSPVVLSYAVITLKEVYLFVDESKLNEEILNELAKENVQIKPYNDVYDFVKNIDEDEKVLVDGTKINYAIYNNIPCGVEKVDEFNPVMFFKAQKNEVELENIRNSHVKDGVAFTKFMYWLKNNVGKMEITEISATEKLEGLRREQEGFFEPSFNTIAAYKEHAAMMHYSATPESNYKLEAEGLFLVDSGGQYYDGTTDITRTTVLGPISDELKLHFTSVARGMINLSKVKFLHGCRGYNLDILSRSCMWNMGIDYQCGTGHGIGFVLNVHEAPNGFRWRVVPERFDSAVLEEGMVTTNEPGIYIEGSHGIRTENEIVVRKAEKNFYGQFMEFEVVTLAPIDLDGIVPELMNQDEKDYLNWYHKLVYDKISPFLTGEEKEWLKVYTRAI; encoded by the coding sequence GTGACTATAAAAGACAAAGTAAATGAATTAAGAAGACTTATGGAAGAAAAAAATATTGATGCTTATATGATTCCGTCTTCTGACAATCATCAAAGTGAATATGTAGGAGATTACTTCAAATCAAGAGAATTTATATCAGGATTTAATGGTTCAGCTGGAACAGTTATTGTTACTAAAGATGAAGCTGGATTATGGACAGATGGAAGATATTTTATACAAGCAGAATCTCAATTAGAAGGAAGTACAATAAAATTATTTAAAATGGGACAAGAAGGTTGCCCAACTACTGACGAATATTTATATACAAATATTCCAGAAGGTGGAACTTTAGGTTTTGATGGTAAAGTTATATGTGCTAAAGAAGGAGCTACATTAGCTGAAAAATTATCTAAGAAAGGCATAAAGGTAGAATACCAATATGATTTAATAGATAGTATATGGGAAGATAGACCAGCTTTATCAGATAGTAAGGCGTTTTTATTAGATGTTAAATACTGTGGAGAAAGTTTTAGTTCAAAGTTAGCTAGATTAAGAGAAAAAATGAGTGAAAAAGGTACTTCTACTCATGTAATAACCACTCTTGATGATATAGCATGGTTATTTAACATAAGAGGTGGAGATGTTAAATACAGTCCAGTTGTACTTTCTTATGCAGTGATAACTTTAAAAGAAGTTTATCTATTTGTTGATGAAAGTAAATTAAATGAAGAAATATTAAATGAATTGGCTAAAGAAAATGTACAAATAAAGCCATATAATGATGTATATGATTTTGTAAAAAATATAGATGAAGATGAAAAAGTTTTAGTTGATGGAACTAAAATTAACTACGCAATTTATAATAATATACCTTGTGGAGTTGAAAAAGTGGATGAGTTTAACCCAGTAATGTTCTTTAAGGCTCAAAAAAATGAGGTAGAATTAGAGAATATAAGAAATTCACATGTTAAAGATGGTGTAGCTTTCACTAAATTTATGTACTGGTTAAAGAATAATGTAGGTAAGATGGAAATAACTGAAATAAGTGCTACTGAAAAATTAGAAGGGCTAAGAAGAGAACAAGAAGGATTCTTTGAACCAAGTTTCAATACAATTGCTGCATATAAAGAGCATGCTGCTATGATGCACTATAGTGCAACTCCAGAATCAAACTATAAGTTAGAAGCTGAAGGTTTATTCTTAGTAGATTCAGGTGGACAATATTATGATGGAACTACTGATATAACTAGAACTACAGTATTAGGACCTATAAGTGATGAATTAAAATTACACTTCACTTCTGTAGCAAGAGGTATGATAAATCTTTCTAAAGTTAAGTTCTTACATGGTTGTAGAGGGTACAACCTAGATATATTATCTAGAAGCTGTATGTGGAATATGGGAATAGATTATCAATGTGGAACTGGACATGGGATAGGATTTGTATTAAATGTTCATGAAGCTCCAAATGGATTTAGATGGAGAGTAGTTCCTGAAAGATTTGATAGTGCAGTTCTTGAAGAAGGAATGGTAACTACTAATGAACCAGGTATATATATAGAAGGTTCTCATGGTATAAGAACAGAAAATGAAATAGTAGTTAGAAAAGCTGAAAAGAATTTTTATGGTCAATTTATGGAGTTTGAAGTTGTTACATTAGCTCCTATTGATTTAGATGGTATAGTTCCAGAATTAATGAATCAAGATGAAAAAGATTATTTAAACTGGTATCATAAATTAGTTTATGATAAAATATCTCCTTTCTTAACTGGTGAAGAAAAAGAATGGTTAAAGGTTTATACTAGAGCTATATAG
- a CDS encoding peptide MFS transporter yields MSVLKTQEKLKQPKDLYFCCSIFTFVGLAYYGMKLVLLLFLAEQVSKGGLGLTPAESASMLASFLAWTYFSPVIGGWVSDRFLGPKNCIILGMIMVSIGYFLGYMANSKTDVNTMIFLSGLGIGFYKGNLHTLVGNLYTNDDPRKDGAFSITYMATNLGTLFGPLICGLVANEWFAMKNGSYINMYGYRYVFLFASITVLIGLLFFIFGHKRFYKSSNNEFSSEKETIKKSLEYKKLLASKPLTSVEKKRIIVILILAFFTVFFWIAYNQASMSIALYTKEHINLTVGNFQIPTSWIDSYNGLLCVILGPISALVWVKLSQTKKGDLSVPSKMSLGFILLAVAFLFMIVAVIQTGTDPNSLQKASVFWVIGFLTFQSIGEICFSPVGYGMVNKLSPEKYISFLMGVWFLGKFAANKLSGYTQAIIDHLGMLQVFIVIPSFLLLFGIILLIMNKKLVELSK; encoded by the coding sequence ATGTCAGTTTTAAAAACTCAAGAAAAGCTTAAACAGCCTAAGGATTTATATTTTTGTTGTTCAATATTTACATTTGTTGGACTTGCATACTATGGTATGAAATTAGTACTATTATTATTTCTAGCTGAACAAGTATCTAAGGGTGGCTTAGGATTAACACCAGCAGAATCTGCATCAATGCTTGCATCTTTTTTAGCATGGACTTATTTCTCTCCAGTTATTGGAGGATGGGTTAGTGATAGATTTTTAGGCCCCAAAAACTGTATTATACTTGGCATGATAATGGTTTCAATTGGTTACTTTTTAGGGTATATGGCAAATAGTAAAACGGATGTAAACACCATGATATTCTTGTCTGGATTAGGAATAGGTTTTTACAAGGGAAACTTACACACCTTAGTTGGAAACTTATATACTAATGATGACCCGAGAAAAGATGGGGCTTTTTCTATTACATATATGGCTACTAATCTAGGAACATTATTTGGTCCTTTAATCTGTGGTTTGGTCGCTAATGAATGGTTTGCTATGAAAAATGGCTCCTATATAAATATGTATGGTTACAGATATGTATTTTTATTTGCATCAATTACTGTTTTAATAGGTTTGTTATTCTTTATATTTGGCCACAAAAGATTTTATAAATCTTCAAACAATGAATTTAGTAGTGAAAAAGAAACTATAAAGAAATCATTAGAATATAAGAAATTGCTTGCTTCAAAACCATTAACTTCAGTTGAGAAAAAAAGAATAATAGTAATATTAATATTAGCTTTTTTTACAGTATTCTTTTGGATAGCATATAACCAAGCTTCCATGTCTATAGCTTTGTATACAAAAGAACACATAAACCTGACTGTTGGTAATTTTCAAATACCAACTTCATGGATAGATTCATATAATGGTCTTCTTTGTGTCATCCTTGGACCTATATCTGCTCTAGTATGGGTAAAATTATCTCAAACTAAAAAAGGTGATTTAAGTGTACCTTCAAAAATGAGTCTAGGATTTATATTATTAGCTGTGGCATTTTTATTTATGATAGTCGCAGTTATACAAACAGGAACTGACCCTAATTCCCTTCAGAAAGCAAGTGTATTTTGGGTAATTGGATTTTTAACATTTCAAAGTATAGGAGAGATTTGCTTTTCTCCAGTTGGATATGGTATGGTAAATAAACTTTCACCAGAAAAATATATTTCATTCCTAATGGGTGTTTGGTTCTTAGGTAAATTTGCAGCAAATAAATTGTCTGGTTATACACAGGCTATTATAGACCACCTTGGTATGTTACAAGTATTTATAGTAATCCCTTCATTCTTATTGCTATTTGGAATTATATTACTTATAATGAATAAAAAACTCGTAGAATTATCAAAGTAA
- a CDS encoding peptidylprolyl isomerase, whose translation MSEEKNSKENTLNEIKNSENVSSKQDDVSGEKNTDNKVKKREIKLSSKKLKAIIAIVAVGAICLGGGYVSGKEAGRKLPATSKRYNSNEVVATIGDKKITGEMLRKRMEPLFYLNAKNTMSDDEIRSYESNMIETMITSDILSSEAAKEKISITDDELNAQYDNLMSSIESAMSMTKEEFLKQFDLTEKYIKDDMKKELIASKYLNEASEVTDKDAQSYYDKNKSNYLQVRASHILIKTVDDKGKQVSDSKKAELKKQAEEILKKAEAGEDFATLAKKYSEDSSAESGGDLGFFGKGQMVESFEKAAFALKKGEISSKLVESDYGYHIIEKTDEKYQPFEEVKSDLVSTLTSEKQNLLINDLKEKYNVKLTDKYQMKAKQ comes from the coding sequence ATGTCTGAAGAAAAAAATTCAAAAGAGAATACATTGAATGAAATTAAAAATTCAGAAAATGTAAGTTCTAAACAAGATGATGTGTCAGGTGAAAAAAATACTGATAACAAAGTCAAGAAAAGAGAAATAAAACTAAGTAGTAAAAAACTTAAAGCAATTATAGCAATTGTTGCAGTAGGGGCAATTTGCTTGGGTGGAGGCTATGTCTCTGGAAAAGAAGCTGGAAGAAAATTACCCGCTACTTCAAAGCGTTATAATAGTAATGAAGTAGTAGCTACTATTGGGGATAAGAAAATTACAGGGGAAATGTTAAGAAAAAGAATGGAGCCATTATTTTATTTAAATGCAAAAAATACTATGAGTGATGATGAAATACGTTCATATGAATCAAATATGATTGAGACTATGATTACATCAGATATATTATCCTCAGAAGCAGCAAAAGAAAAGATAAGCATAACTGATGACGAACTAAATGCTCAATATGACAATCTAATGTCTAGTATAGAATCTGCAATGAGTATGACAAAAGAAGAATTTCTAAAGCAATTTGATTTGACTGAGAAATATATAAAAGATGATATGAAAAAAGAACTAATAGCATCAAAATACTTAAATGAAGCATCAGAAGTAACAGATAAAGATGCACAAAGCTATTATGATAAAAACAAGAGCAATTATTTACAAGTTAGAGCTTCACATATTTTAATAAAAACTGTTGATGATAAAGGTAAACAAGTCAGTGATAGTAAAAAAGCTGAACTTAAAAAGCAAGCAGAAGAAATACTTAAAAAAGCTGAAGCTGGAGAAGATTTTGCTACTCTAGCTAAAAAGTATTCTGAAGATAGTAGTGCAGAATCAGGTGGAGACTTAGGATTCTTTGGGAAAGGTCAAATGGTAGAATCTTTTGAAAAAGCTGCATTTGCTTTGAAAAAAGGAGAAATATCTAGTAAGCTTGTAGAAAGTGATTATGGATATCATATAATTGAGAAAACAGATGAAAAATATCAACCATTTGAAGAAGTAAAATCAGATTTAGTAAGTACTTTAACATCAGAAAAGCAAAACTTACTTATAAATGATTTAAAGGAAAAATACAACGTAAAACTTACAGACAAATATCAAATGAAAGCAAAGCAATAG